The Halogranum gelatinilyticum genome contains a region encoding:
- a CDS encoding DUF7543 family protein gives MTWTESTLDETTTEWERSDGNATIRLRRRHDGSCTVRLDRLFQAPDGQLYRHERADNEELARALVDSWQSEFDVEN, from the coding sequence ATGACGTGGACAGAGTCGACACTCGACGAGACGACGACGGAGTGGGAACGCTCCGACGGGAACGCGACCATCCGACTGCGACGCCGTCACGACGGGAGCTGTACGGTCCGGCTCGACCGCCTGTTTCAGGCCCCGGACGGCCAGCTCTACCGCCACGAACGCGCCGACAACGAGGAACTCGCCCGCGCGCTCGTCGACTCGTGGCAGTCCGAGTTCGACGTCGAGAACTGA
- a CDS encoding MFS transporter: MPVENSRRALAVVFGIVFIDLLGFGILIPVIPLYALNFGATEFVGSLLIASYSAMQFLAAPFLGRLSDARGRRPVLLLSLLGSVIAWTMFGLAGSLAVLFAARMLAGAMGGNIATAQAYIADITPPEDRAKGLGLLGAAFGLGFVFGPALGGFFASAPVVEAARSLLPAAVPVSEFTLPSFAAAVITASNLVLAFFVLPESRPPSERTPATEQERESRLAMLKDALTTKGLGTLVVAFFLVSFAFSALESQFIFLTNDQYGYGATQNAILLTYIGVVLAVVQGGFIGPLTERFGEYHLAIGGAAIQVLTLAAVPFAPRLGAFLPAVGPVTDLLPTLPPGVVALLIVLTPLSVGNAVTNVSLNTLVSRAASADDQGGAFGLTQSAGSLARTFGPALAGGLYTAVGFWSPFVAGGLLMLPIVALLLSGDRAALTPPERDADGNAE, from the coding sequence GTGCCAGTCGAGAACTCACGCCGGGCGCTCGCCGTCGTCTTCGGTATCGTCTTCATCGACCTGCTCGGCTTCGGAATCCTCATCCCCGTCATCCCGCTCTACGCGCTGAACTTCGGCGCGACGGAGTTCGTCGGCAGTCTGCTCATCGCCTCCTACTCGGCCATGCAGTTCCTCGCGGCTCCCTTCCTGGGGCGGCTCTCGGACGCCCGCGGCCGCCGTCCCGTCCTCCTCCTCTCGCTTCTGGGCAGCGTCATCGCGTGGACCATGTTCGGTCTCGCAGGGTCGCTCGCGGTGCTCTTCGCCGCGCGGATGCTCGCCGGGGCGATGGGTGGCAACATCGCCACCGCACAGGCCTACATCGCCGACATCACGCCACCCGAAGACCGCGCGAAAGGGCTCGGGCTCCTCGGGGCAGCGTTCGGGCTGGGGTTCGTCTTCGGGCCCGCCCTGGGCGGCTTCTTCGCCAGCGCGCCCGTCGTCGAGGCGGCTCGGAGCCTGCTCCCGGCCGCCGTCCCAGTCTCCGAGTTCACGCTGCCGAGTTTCGCCGCAGCCGTCATCACCGCCAGCAATCTGGTTCTCGCCTTCTTCGTCCTCCCCGAGTCGCGGCCGCCGAGCGAGCGGACGCCCGCGACGGAGCAAGAGCGGGAGTCACGGCTGGCGATGCTCAAGGACGCGCTGACGACGAAGGGTCTCGGGACGCTCGTCGTCGCCTTCTTCCTCGTCTCCTTCGCCTTCTCGGCACTGGAAAGCCAGTTCATCTTCCTGACGAACGACCAGTACGGCTACGGTGCGACGCAGAACGCGATCCTCCTGACCTACATCGGCGTCGTCCTCGCGGTCGTCCAGGGCGGGTTCATCGGTCCGCTGACCGAACGCTTCGGCGAGTACCACCTCGCCATCGGCGGTGCGGCGATTCAGGTACTCACGCTCGCGGCCGTCCCGTTCGCCCCGCGGCTCGGCGCGTTCCTGCCCGCAGTCGGTCCCGTCACGGACCTATTACCGACGTTGCCGCCGGGCGTCGTCGCGTTACTCATCGTCCTCACGCCGCTCTCCGTCGGCAACGCGGTCACGAACGTCTCGTTGAACACGCTCGTCTCGCGGGCGGCCAGTGCCGACGACCAGGGCGGCGCGTTCGGTCTCACACAGAGTGCCGGTAGTCTCGCGCGGACGTTCGGCCCGGCGCTCGCCGGAGGACTCTACACGGCCGTCGGCTTCTGGTCGCCGTTCGTCGCCGGTGGGCTCCTGATGCTCCCCATCGTCGCCCTGCTGCTCTCGGGCGACCGTGCGGCACTGACGCCGCCGGAGCGCGATGCCGACGGCAACGCCGAGTAG
- a CDS encoding DUF7544 domain-containing protein, protein MSWYALSALGDARDATKSLLVPVDRGRWLRLALIAFFVGGVGGGGGGGGGQSVNVSNGDFSGQFPGGIPTGELPPVQSIAAVVAALVLVVLLVALILVAIGSVMEFVFVEGVRTRDVRIRGPFRTYLRPGLRVFGFRVLAGLGIFLLVALPIAGIVLAGVTLSPALLLLAIPIAILVGIVGLVVGVVLQLTVDFVVPAMLAEDRGVLDGWRRLWPILRREWEQAALYVLVRYALGIAAAIAVGLVVVLLALVVALPFLLVGGLLYALLVALGGPGLAGWLALGFVGLLYGLAVVIVSLFVQVPVVTYFRYYALFVLGEFDEGLDLVATFRATDESENGDGASPAAAG, encoded by the coding sequence ATGTCCTGGTACGCCCTCTCCGCACTCGGCGACGCCCGTGACGCGACGAAGTCACTGCTCGTGCCCGTCGACCGCGGCCGGTGGCTCCGGCTCGCTCTCATCGCCTTCTTCGTCGGCGGTGTCGGCGGCGGTGGGGGCGGCGGTGGCGGCCAGTCAGTCAACGTCTCGAACGGGGACTTCTCCGGGCAGTTCCCGGGTGGAATCCCGACGGGTGAACTGCCACCGGTCCAGTCCATCGCCGCCGTGGTCGCCGCACTCGTTCTCGTCGTTCTCCTCGTCGCGCTGATTCTCGTCGCCATCGGCTCCGTGATGGAGTTCGTCTTCGTCGAAGGCGTCCGCACGCGCGACGTCCGTATCCGCGGCCCGTTCCGTACCTACCTCCGGCCCGGTCTCCGGGTGTTCGGATTCAGAGTGCTCGCCGGGCTGGGCATCTTCCTCCTCGTCGCGCTGCCGATCGCCGGAATCGTGCTGGCGGGAGTCACACTCTCGCCCGCGTTGCTTCTTCTGGCGATCCCGATCGCCATCCTCGTCGGTATCGTCGGACTCGTCGTCGGCGTCGTCCTCCAGTTGACCGTCGACTTCGTCGTTCCGGCGATGCTCGCCGAGGACCGTGGTGTCCTCGACGGCTGGCGGCGGCTGTGGCCGATACTGCGTCGCGAGTGGGAACAGGCGGCACTCTACGTGCTCGTCCGGTACGCACTCGGCATCGCCGCGGCCATCGCCGTCGGTCTCGTCGTGGTGCTTCTCGCACTCGTCGTCGCGCTCCCGTTCCTCCTCGTCGGGGGGCTGCTCTACGCCCTCCTCGTCGCGCTCGGCGGGCCGGGACTGGCGGGCTGGCTCGCGCTCGGCTTCGTCGGTCTCCTCTACGGGCTGGCCGTCGTCATCGTGAGCCTGTTCGTGCAGGTGCCCGTCGTGACCTACTTCCGGTACTACGCGCTGTTCGTGCTCGGAGAGTTCGACGAAGGGCTCGACCTCGTTGCGACGTTCCGCGCCACCGACGAGAGCGAGAACGGCGACGGTGCGTCGCCAGCGGCGGCAGGGTGA
- a CDS encoding M24 family metallopeptidase — protein MTPFERRTRDCQARLREGAGDALVLFPSQNLFYLSGFSEDPAERHLLLFVPAEGEPVFLVPDLYAEQIREASWIPELRTWADEDDPREHLRAVAAELDLAGGHLLVDDTMWAQFTQDLRTVLPDATFGLASEVVAPLRLRKDDAELDALRRAGAVADDVVDELRSLGEDAVGMTEAELAADIERRLTDAGGSGASFEIIVGSGPNGAKPHHSHGERVVEAGDPVVLDFGTRVDGYPSDQTRTLVFAGDPDDEFVEVHDVVREAHDAAVAAVEPGVTAGEIDAAARDVVDAAGYGERFIHRTGHGVGLDVHEEPYIVAGSEVELEPGMVFSVEPGVYLPGEFGVRIEDLVVVTDDGCERLNDTDRGWR, from the coding sequence ATGACACCGTTCGAACGCCGAACCCGCGACTGTCAGGCGCGCCTCCGCGAGGGGGCAGGGGACGCACTCGTCTTGTTCCCCAGCCAGAACCTGTTCTATCTCTCGGGCTTCAGCGAGGACCCCGCCGAGCGACATCTGCTGCTCTTCGTCCCCGCCGAGGGCGAGCCAGTCTTTCTCGTTCCCGACCTCTACGCCGAGCAGATCCGTGAGGCGTCGTGGATTCCCGAGCTTCGGACCTGGGCGGACGAGGACGATCCGCGCGAGCATCTCCGAGCGGTCGCCGCCGAGCTCGACCTCGCCGGGGGCCACCTGCTCGTCGACGATACGATGTGGGCGCAGTTCACACAGGACCTCCGGACGGTCCTCCCGGATGCGACGTTCGGCCTCGCGAGCGAGGTCGTCGCGCCGTTGCGGCTCCGCAAGGACGACGCCGAACTCGACGCGCTCCGGCGCGCGGGAGCCGTCGCCGACGATGTCGTCGACGAACTCCGTAGCCTCGGCGAGGACGCCGTCGGGATGACCGAGGCCGAACTCGCAGCCGACATCGAACGGCGGCTCACCGACGCCGGAGGCTCCGGAGCCTCTTTCGAGATCATCGTCGGCTCCGGTCCCAACGGGGCGAAGCCTCACCACAGCCACGGCGAGCGCGTCGTCGAGGCGGGCGACCCTGTCGTCCTCGACTTCGGGACACGTGTCGACGGCTATCCCTCCGACCAGACGCGGACGCTCGTCTTCGCGGGCGACCCTGACGACGAGTTCGTCGAGGTCCACGACGTCGTCCGGGAGGCCCACGACGCCGCCGTCGCCGCCGTCGAACCCGGCGTGACTGCGGGCGAAATCGACGCCGCCGCTCGCGACGTCGTCGACGCGGCTGGCTACGGCGAGCGGTTCATCCACCGGACGGGTCACGGCGTCGGTCTCGACGTTCACGAAGAGCCGTACATCGTCGCCGGCAGCGAAGTCGAACTCGAACCGGGGATGGTGTTCAGCGTCGAGCCGGGCGTCTACCTCCCGGGCGAGTTTGGGGTGCGGATCGAAGATCTCGTCGTCGTCACCGACGACGGCTGTGAGCGACTGAACGACACCGACCGCGGCTGGCGGTAG
- a CDS encoding NAD(P)-dependent alcohol dehydrogenase has protein sequence MRVAVLSPDLELTLEERDRPTPDDDEVLVRILSVGICGSDVHYYEHGRIGDYVVDSPLVLGHESAGEIVAVGEHVDESRVGERVTLEPGVPCRRCEHCARGEYNLCADVTFMATPPDDGAFAEYVAWPADFAYALPESVSLDEGALVEPLSVGVHVARRANVGVGDSVLITGCGPIGLLAMEVLRAAGATDIIVSDVVPEKLALAEERGADTVIDVSEENLAEAVDAATDGRGVDVVVEASGAPPAVQGAFDAVRRGGSVVLVGLAPDGEVPLDTNEIIDNELDVFGSFRYRNTYPAAIDLLADGAVDVEGIIDFDATLEAVDAAFQRAQNPETVKGMIRLGDD, from the coding sequence ATGCGTGTCGCCGTCCTCTCACCCGACCTCGAACTGACCCTGGAAGAGCGCGACCGCCCAACCCCGGACGACGATGAGGTGCTCGTCCGGATCCTTTCGGTCGGTATCTGCGGCTCCGACGTCCACTACTACGAACACGGCCGCATCGGCGACTACGTCGTCGACAGCCCGCTGGTTCTCGGCCACGAGAGCGCGGGCGAGATCGTCGCCGTCGGCGAACACGTCGACGAGAGCCGTGTCGGCGAGCGCGTGACACTCGAACCGGGGGTTCCCTGCCGACGCTGCGAGCACTGCGCTCGCGGCGAGTACAACCTCTGTGCGGACGTGACGTTCATGGCGACGCCGCCGGACGACGGCGCGTTCGCCGAGTACGTCGCGTGGCCCGCGGACTTCGCGTACGCACTCCCCGAGAGCGTTTCCCTGGACGAGGGCGCGCTCGTCGAACCACTCTCAGTCGGCGTCCACGTTGCCCGACGAGCGAACGTCGGCGTCGGCGACTCGGTCTTGATCACCGGCTGTGGTCCTATCGGCCTGCTCGCGATGGAAGTGCTTCGCGCGGCGGGCGCGACCGACATCATCGTCTCCGACGTCGTCCCGGAGAAACTCGCACTCGCCGAGGAACGTGGTGCGGACACGGTCATCGACGTGAGCGAAGAGAACCTGGCCGAAGCGGTCGACGCTGCGACCGATGGTCGGGGCGTCGACGTGGTGGTGGAAGCCTCCGGCGCGCCACCCGCAGTCCAGGGCGCGTTCGACGCCGTGCGGCGCGGTGGCTCGGTCGTCCTCGTCGGTCTCGCCCCGGACGGCGAGGTCCCGCTCGACACGAACGAGATCATCGACAACGAACTCGACGTCTTCGGCTCGTTCCGCTACCGGAACACGTACCCCGCCGCCATCGATCTCCTCGCGGACGGCGCTGTCGACGTCGAGGGAATCATCGACTTCGACGCCACGCTCGAGGCGGTCGACGCGGCGTTCCAGCGAGCACAGAATCCAGAGACAGTAAAGGGAATGATTCGCCTCGGCGACGACTAG
- a CDS encoding phosphotransacetylase family protein, with amino-acid sequence MNTLLVTSTQDSTGKTAVTLALGLLAQERGLDVGYMKPKGTRLQSNVGKTLDQDPMLARELLGLDAEMHQMEPIVYSPTFVEGAIRGQESGDELAEIVRENYDQLAADKDLMLVEGAGRYTTGGIIDLTDPEIADLLDAGVVLVADYTQPGDIDEVLAAADDIGDRLVGVLFNRVSDSVYDELETEVVPFLENRGVDVLGVLPRKRELAGITVNDLAKDLGADVATNVPTDAFVERFLVGAMGGDAALRYFRRTKDAAVITGGDRSEIHTAALEAPGVKALILTGGHRPPAAVLGKAEEKGVPVLLVNADTMSVVDRAEELIHSGRTRDEETVGLLRDLLFEHADVDALVPAAAADDDE; translated from the coding sequence ATGAACACGCTACTCGTTACCTCGACTCAGGACAGCACCGGAAAGACAGCCGTGACCCTCGCGCTCGGCCTCCTCGCACAGGAACGCGGTCTCGACGTCGGCTACATGAAGCCGAAAGGGACCCGTCTGCAGTCGAACGTCGGCAAGACGCTCGACCAGGACCCGATGCTCGCCCGCGAACTGCTCGGTCTCGACGCCGAGATGCACCAGATGGAACCCATCGTCTACTCGCCGACGTTCGTCGAAGGTGCCATCCGCGGCCAGGAGAGCGGCGACGAACTCGCCGAAATCGTCCGCGAGAACTACGACCAGCTCGCCGCCGACAAGGACCTGATGCTCGTCGAGGGTGCCGGCCGTTACACGACCGGCGGCATCATCGACCTCACCGACCCCGAGATCGCCGACCTGCTCGATGCGGGCGTCGTTCTCGTCGCCGACTACACCCAGCCGGGTGACATCGACGAGGTGCTGGCCGCTGCCGACGACATCGGCGACCGGCTCGTGGGCGTCCTGTTCAACCGCGTCTCCGACTCGGTCTACGACGAGCTGGAGACGGAAGTCGTCCCGTTCCTCGAGAACCGCGGTGTCGACGTCCTCGGCGTCCTTCCCCGCAAGCGCGAACTCGCTGGCATCACTGTCAACGACCTCGCGAAGGACCTCGGCGCGGACGTCGCGACCAACGTCCCGACCGACGCCTTCGTCGAACGGTTCCTTGTCGGCGCGATGGGCGGCGACGCTGCCCTGCGCTACTTCCGGCGGACGAAGGACGCGGCGGTCATCACGGGTGGCGACCGCTCGGAGATCCACACCGCGGCACTCGAAGCTCCCGGTGTGAAGGCACTCATCCTCACGGGCGGCCACCGGCCACCGGCCGCCGTGCTCGGCAAGGCAGAGGAGAAGGGCGTCCCCGTGCTTCTCGTCAACGCCGACACGATGTCCGTCGTCGACCGCGCGGAAGAGCTGATTCACAGCGGACGCACCCGCGACGAGGAGACGGTCGGTCTCCTCCGCGATCTGCTCTTCGAGCACGCGGACGTCGACGCGCTCGTTCCGGCGGCGGCTGCGGACGACGACGAATAG
- a CDS encoding acetate--CoA ligase family protein — protein MGDLSELFAPRRVAVVGATEREGSVGRAIVENLMEDFDGEVVPVNPKYDEVFGLPAVADVSESDADLAVVVVPPHIAVDAVRQAGEAGIQNVVVITAGFGETGSDGAAREQELTEVAAEYDLNLVGPNSLGIMSTPNGMNATFGPENASPGNMSFMSQSGAFITAVLDWANDEGIGFKDVVSLGNKAVLDESDFVDAWGADGETDVVIGYLEGIEEGRKFIDTAREVTQDTPIVLVKSGRTDAGAQAASSHTGTIAGSDQAYEAGLEQAGVIRAESVQELFDSAQMLANQPLPEGEEIAIITNAGGPGVMSTDAVGDSSLSMASFSDETLEEFSEKLPAEGNIYNPVDIVGDADNDRFRDALDIALADENVGMALVLTCPTAVLDYEQLAEDTVELREEHDKPVAACFMGGERVKPAATILQDSGIPNYFDPSRAVFALDALADFKDISQRTYDEPTEFDVDRERAREILESVKGRDDTRLGVEAMGLLDAYGIETPQGEIVDSPADALDVAENIDGGVVMKIVSPDILHKSDIGGVKVGVEDGEVYDAYEDLITRARNYQPDANIIGVQVQEMVDLDSGVETIVGMNRDPQFGPLLMFGLGGIFVEVMEDTTFRVAPVSENEAFEMTEEIDSAPLLRGARGRDPVDIDEITETIQRLSQLVTDFPAILELDINPLVALPDGAQAVDVRLTVDPDEL, from the coding sequence ATGGGAGACCTATCCGAGTTGTTCGCACCGCGGCGGGTTGCCGTCGTCGGTGCGACAGAGCGTGAGGGGTCGGTCGGCCGCGCCATCGTCGAGAACCTCATGGAGGATTTCGACGGCGAGGTCGTACCGGTCAACCCCAAGTACGACGAGGTGTTCGGCCTCCCGGCCGTCGCCGACGTCAGTGAGAGCGATGCCGACCTCGCGGTGGTCGTCGTCCCGCCCCACATCGCCGTGGACGCGGTCCGGCAGGCTGGCGAGGCGGGCATCCAGAACGTCGTCGTCATCACCGCCGGGTTCGGAGAGACCGGGAGCGACGGAGCCGCCCGTGAGCAGGAGCTCACCGAGGTCGCCGCGGAGTACGACCTCAACCTCGTCGGGCCGAACAGTCTGGGAATTATGAGCACGCCGAACGGCATGAACGCCACTTTCGGTCCCGAGAACGCCAGCCCCGGCAACATGTCCTTCATGAGCCAGTCGGGTGCGTTCATCACGGCCGTCCTCGACTGGGCGAACGACGAGGGCATCGGGTTCAAGGACGTCGTCTCGCTGGGCAACAAGGCCGTCCTCGACGAGTCGGACTTCGTCGACGCCTGGGGCGCAGACGGTGAGACCGACGTCGTCATCGGCTACCTCGAAGGCATCGAGGAGGGCCGGAAGTTCATCGACACGGCTCGGGAGGTCACGCAGGACACGCCGATCGTCCTCGTGAAGTCCGGCCGCACCGACGCCGGGGCGCAGGCCGCCTCCAGCCACACCGGCACCATCGCCGGCAGCGACCAGGCCTACGAGGCCGGTCTCGAACAGGCGGGCGTCATCCGCGCGGAGTCCGTCCAGGAGCTGTTCGACTCCGCGCAGATGCTCGCCAACCAGCCGCTGCCCGAGGGCGAGGAGATCGCCATCATCACCAACGCCGGTGGTCCCGGCGTGATGTCGACGGACGCCGTCGGCGACTCCAGCCTCTCGATGGCGAGTTTCTCCGACGAAACACTGGAGGAGTTCTCCGAGAAACTGCCGGCGGAAGGGAACATCTACAACCCGGTCGACATCGTCGGCGACGCCGACAACGACCGGTTCCGCGACGCGCTTGACATCGCACTGGCCGACGAGAACGTCGGCATGGCACTCGTCTTGACCTGTCCGACGGCTGTCCTCGACTACGAGCAGTTGGCCGAGGACACGGTCGAACTCCGCGAGGAGCACGACAAGCCCGTCGCGGCCTGTTTCATGGGTGGCGAGCGCGTCAAGCCCGCCGCGACCATCCTGCAGGACTCGGGCATCCCGAACTACTTCGACCCGTCGCGTGCGGTGTTCGCGCTCGACGCGCTGGCCGACTTCAAGGACATCAGCCAGCGGACGTACGACGAGCCGACCGAGTTCGACGTCGACAGAGAGCGCGCCCGCGAGATTCTCGAATCCGTCAAGGGCCGCGACGACACCCGCCTCGGCGTCGAGGCGATGGGCCTGCTCGACGCCTACGGCATCGAGACGCCGCAGGGCGAAATCGTGGACTCGCCCGCGGACGCGCTCGACGTCGCCGAGAACATCGACGGCGGCGTCGTGATGAAGATCGTCAGTCCGGACATTCTTCACAAATCCGACATCGGCGGCGTCAAGGTCGGTGTCGAGGACGGAGAGGTCTACGACGCTTACGAGGACCTCATCACCCGCGCACGGAACTACCAGCCCGACGCGAACATCATCGGCGTGCAGGTCCAGGAGATGGTCGACCTCGACAGCGGCGTCGAGACCATCGTCGGCATGAACCGCGACCCGCAGTTCGGGCCGCTCTTGATGTTCGGTCTCGGCGGCATCTTCGTCGAAGTGATGGAGGACACGACGTTCCGTGTCGCGCCGGTCTCGGAGAACGAAGCCTTCGAGATGACCGAGGAGATCGACTCCGCGCCGTTGCTTCGCGGTGCCCGTGGCCGCGACCCCGTCGACATCGACGAGATCACCGAGACCATCCAGCGGCTCTCGCAGCTGGTCACAGACTTCCCGGCCATCCTCGAACTCGACATCAACCCGCTCGTCGCGCTGCCCGACGGTGCACAGGCGGTCGACGTCCGACTGACCGTCGACCCCGACGAACTATGA
- a CDS encoding MazG nucleotide pyrophosphohydrolase domain-containing protein has protein sequence MKEQRQVAAFLDEHDLHTPPAYRLLDLAAEVGELAADATASSDYGASPDALDVERDELGDALFALLALADELDLDAGEALDESLAKYEDRLVETGSAGST, from the coding sequence ATGAAAGAACAACGACAGGTCGCGGCGTTCCTGGACGAACACGACCTACACACGCCTCCCGCGTACAGACTGCTCGACCTCGCGGCAGAGGTTGGCGAACTGGCGGCGGACGCGACGGCGTCGAGTGACTACGGTGCCTCGCCGGACGCCCTGGACGTCGAGCGCGACGAACTCGGCGACGCCCTGTTCGCCCTGCTCGCGCTCGCGGACGAACTCGACCTCGACGCTGGCGAAGCCCTCGACGAGTCGCTCGCAAAGTACGAAGACCGACTCGTGGAGACGGGGTCGGCCGGGTCCACGTAG
- a CDS encoding mechanosensitive ion channel family protein has product MPYYTTLQVTIPGVLEETISGLLAFLPRLVGALLILLVGWLVGRGAARLVARLADRIELDKAVMATPLGGIMGGSQRAVSQSFGSLAKWFVFAISFLAAADVLAVPLFSQWISTAASYLPAFIAGLLVIVVGFVVADFIGDTITRTRAATQTRYTNAFAAGTRMFLYFVAVVIGLSTMGIDVSLLETFGTALAWGLAAAIAIGVGIALGWGGKDYVAGHIEGWVEGAQYASGGSGGPGGAAQADGGIVDED; this is encoded by the coding sequence ATGCCGTACTACACCACACTGCAAGTGACGATTCCGGGCGTTTTGGAAGAGACCATCAGCGGGTTGCTCGCGTTCCTCCCGCGGCTCGTCGGCGCGCTCCTCATCCTCCTCGTCGGCTGGCTCGTCGGCCGCGGCGCGGCGCGACTCGTCGCGCGTCTGGCCGACCGTATCGAACTCGACAAGGCGGTCATGGCGACACCGCTCGGCGGTATCATGGGTGGCAGCCAACGCGCCGTCTCACAGTCGTTCGGGTCGCTGGCGAAATGGTTCGTCTTCGCCATCTCGTTCCTCGCGGCCGCCGACGTGCTCGCGGTCCCGCTGTTCTCACAGTGGATCTCGACCGCAGCGTCCTACTTGCCTGCGTTCATCGCCGGTCTCCTAGTGATTGTCGTCGGCTTCGTCGTCGCCGACTTCATCGGTGACACCATCACGCGGACCCGCGCGGCGACCCAGACGCGGTACACCAACGCGTTCGCGGCGGGGACCCGGATGTTCCTCTACTTCGTCGCCGTCGTCATCGGCCTGAGCACGATGGGTATCGACGTCTCCCTGCTGGAGACCTTCGGGACCGCGCTGGCGTGGGGGCTCGCGGCCGCCATCGCCATCGGCGTCGGTATCGCGCTCGGCTGGGGTGGAAAGGACTACGTCGCGGGCCACATCGAGGGCTGGGTCGAAGGCGCGCAGTACGCTTCCGGCGGCTCCGGCGGTCCCGGCGGCGCGGCACAGGCCGACGGCGGTATCGTCGACGAGGACTGA
- a CDS encoding ZIP family metal transporter gives MAVEFGNLVFVFAAGLITALATGLGAIPFFLVSDISDRWNVVLWGLASGIMVSASLFGLVSEGLANGTPAQLGLGILAGVVLVVVAHRVIEGAEASPRQYEQADFRKLLLILGILTVHSFPEGVAVGVAFADLGLEGGVSLLGLSVPILAIFMTVAISIHNVPEGVAVSIPLRSMGVSNPKLVWWAVFSSLPQPIGAVIAFYFVRIAREFLPFGFGFAAGAMVYLVISEFIPEALELGENVPGGGRTELGAGLAVGVAVMVPLAFI, from the coding sequence ATGGCAGTCGAGTTCGGAAATCTCGTATTCGTCTTCGCTGCCGGTCTCATCACCGCGCTGGCGACTGGTCTCGGGGCGATTCCTTTCTTCCTCGTCAGCGACATCAGCGACCGGTGGAACGTCGTCCTCTGGGGGCTTGCTTCGGGCATCATGGTCTCGGCGTCGCTGTTCGGACTCGTCTCGGAAGGTCTCGCGAACGGGACGCCGGCCCAGTTGGGACTCGGCATTCTCGCTGGCGTCGTGCTCGTCGTCGTCGCCCACCGCGTCATCGAGGGTGCAGAGGCCTCGCCGCGACAGTACGAGCAGGCCGACTTCCGGAAACTGCTCCTCATCCTCGGCATCCTGACGGTCCACAGCTTCCCCGAGGGCGTCGCCGTCGGCGTCGCCTTCGCGGACCTCGGACTGGAGGGTGGCGTCTCGCTACTCGGTCTCTCGGTTCCCATCCTCGCGATCTTCATGACCGTCGCCATCTCCATCCACAACGTGCCCGAGGGCGTCGCGGTGTCGATTCCGCTCCGCTCGATGGGCGTCTCGAATCCCAAACTCGTCTGGTGGGCCGTCTTCTCGAGTTTGCCCCAACCTATCGGCGCGGTCATCGCCTTCTACTTCGTCCGCATCGCTCGGGAGTTCCTCCCGTTCGGCTTCGGCTTCGCTGCGGGGGCGATGGTCTATCTCGTCATCTCCGAGTTCATCCCGGAAGCACTGGAACTCGGCGAGAACGTCCCCGGCGGCGGCAGAACAGAACTCGGAGCCGGTCTCGCGGTCGGCGTCGCGGTGATGGTACCGCTCGCGTTCATCTGA
- a CDS encoding DUF7545 family protein, which yields MVDTETYTIEGPNGDTDSIELPEGLVDVLSEQGEEPASVVAEITLLSFVQRAHTIVHHAEGEVPEDLLEINEKAEELFEERFGVSFAEATGHDH from the coding sequence ATGGTAGACACCGAGACCTACACCATCGAAGGACCGAACGGCGACACCGACAGCATCGAGCTTCCCGAGGGACTCGTCGACGTGCTCTCCGAGCAGGGCGAGGAACCGGCCTCCGTCGTCGCCGAGATCACGCTGCTCTCGTTCGTCCAGCGCGCCCACACCATCGTCCACCACGCCGAGGGTGAGGTCCCCGAGGACCTGCTGGAGATCAACGAGAAGGCCGAAGAACTGTTCGAGGAGCGCTTCGGCGTCTCCTTCGCCGAGGCGACGGGCCACGACCACTAG